The genomic stretch TTTTGGAGATCTTTTGAGGTATCTAAGGGGATTGGAaacaattttaaatatttttggatttgtgtgattcatatatagAGAGAGTTTGAGAGATTGAGAAATACTAGGTAGAAAATAAGATTTGTTCTTGAAAATTTTAgagactattttcttgtaactcatgtataatctcttgtaacaatttTCGATAAAGTATAGTGAATCACATATCTGCCCTATCTCTCATAATAGATCAGTTTGATTGAATTGAATAAACAAAATTCTGTGTACTCGTCTTTTATCTAAATGGATTTGGATTTGCTTACAATATTTTGTTAGGGGGTAAATCTTTGCTTgagaatattttatttagttgTCATTGTAATTTGTCCCAAGCATCAATATTTGGTGTGATTAATATCATTGTTATATTGAACTTTTCATTTTCTTAAATGATACAAAGAGTGTCTCGTTGTTCCGATCCAACGACAACCAAATGCAAGTGTATATAagcattttgaaaagaaaaaaaatactttaagcatttaaatcaatgttttaaaaaaaaaaaattgttgatttatAAGTATCAATAATCTGTTTACAAATAAATGCCGCTGTCAGAAGTTGAACCATAGCCCAAGagtattttcaaaagaaaaaaattttaagCATTTAAATCAAATTCAATACATATAGCAATCaaagtatataatattttcatttatCTTTTAATCTACCTAAAAAAAAGTAATTCTGCATACAATCTGTTGAATGgagaattatttattttgttcaaCAAAGTTATTATCGAATGTGTTACAAGTGACATACTCCAAAATAAGATGCAATTCCATCTAAAAGTCCTAGCAATTCCAGCTgaaaccattcaaatcaattttttggCAGTGAGAAGAAGCATCATTGTTATCATGAGAATTCAAGTCTAGTTTCACTTCAAAGTTAGCTAGTCTATAATCTTGAGAAATTTTTTCACTATTAAGTTTAAGTTGCATTCCACTAGTTTCattactttttcttcttttcccttCTTCACCCTTTAAATCTTCCTTTGAAATAGTTCTCCTCAAAATAAATTCTTCTTCATGAACTCTTCCTATATTCATGGATAAGAGGCTAGAAGTATTTCCTGATACTCCGTtcggtcctatttataagaaacaaaatattatatatatcagACAGATGAACGAAACACTTTTAATAAGTAATACatttgaaaatatattattttttatatttagaaaataaaataaatagaactaGGGTTATGTATAACCCGGTTTTACCGATCAGTTGATTCTATACAACTAGATTAAGAGATTGAAATTTTTTTCACTCTTAATCCAATTGTTTACTGTCGACTACACTATAAAAACCGATCATAAATAAtctactttttttattataaataggatCAGATAGAGTAAAAAATTATACCCTTTAATACTTTATCATTTGATGAGGAAAGAAACATCATATTCTCCTTCTTTTCATCACAAAATGTGCCATTATATGCTCTCAAATTCATGCCATTGTTATTCATTTTTTGGTCTCTTTGAGCATCCTCACTATTGGCTAAGAAACTTCCCATTGAATAATCAATGGCTTCACCTTCTAGAGTTTGTTGAGGCAAAATCATATTCAATTCTTTTATTTGTGAAAACCTAGAATCAAGACTTTCATTGGATACTCTTGATGCTAACTCAGATAGTTGAACCTTTGCAGCATCAAGTCCCATAGTACCTAGGTTTTGTTTTCCTAATGTTTCCTTGGCTTTTTCAAGCACTGAATGAAGGTACTTTCCTTGAGCCTCTATTCGTAGTTGTAAGTGTCGTTGTACCTGCGTAAAGGCACGTAATGACGCATTC from Vicia villosa cultivar HV-30 ecotype Madison, WI linkage group LG4, Vvil1.0, whole genome shotgun sequence encodes the following:
- the LOC131598847 gene encoding myb-related protein 2-like isoform X2 yields the protein MYYHQHQEARNMHALRMQMQERGNGSIDTGLVLSTDAKPRLKWTPDLHERFIEAVTQLGGADKATPKTVLKLMGIPGLTLYHLKSHLQKYRISKSTNGQTNTFNNKIATPTIEVESRMPASSGIHMKDLSIGLQTNKNSDINEALNMQIEVQRRLHEQLEVQRHLQLRIEAQGKYLHSVLEKAKETLGKQNLGTMGLDAAKVQLSELASRVSNESLDSRFSQIKELNMILPQQTLEGEAIDYSMGSFLANSEDAQRDQKMNNNGMNLRAYNGTFCDEKKENMMFLSSSNDKVLKGPNGVSGNTSSLLSMNIGRVHEEEFILRRTISKEDLKGEEGKRRKSNETSGMQLKLNSEKISQDYRLANFEVKLDLNSHDNNDASSHCQKIDLNGFSWNC
- the LOC131598847 gene encoding myb-related protein 2-like isoform X1 produces the protein MYYHQHQEARNMHALRMQMQERGNGSIDTGLVLSTDAKPRLKWTPDLHERFIEAVTQLGGADKATPKTVLKLMGIPGLTLYHLKSHLQKYRISKSTNGQTNTFNNKIVATPTIEVESRMPASSGIHMKDLSIGLQTNKNSDINEALNMQIEVQRRLHEQLEVQRHLQLRIEAQGKYLHSVLEKAKETLGKQNLGTMGLDAAKVQLSELASRVSNESLDSRFSQIKELNMILPQQTLEGEAIDYSMGSFLANSEDAQRDQKMNNNGMNLRAYNGTFCDEKKENMMFLSSSNDKVLKGPNGVSGNTSSLLSMNIGRVHEEEFILRRTISKEDLKGEEGKRRKSNETSGMQLKLNSEKISQDYRLANFEVKLDLNSHDNNDASSHCQKIDLNGFSWNC